A stretch of the Ochrobactrum sp. BTU1 genome encodes the following:
- a CDS encoding DegQ family serine endoprotease yields the protein MNWRRYGIAGLLIASISTVTLPAIAQETAVPAQGKQIPLSRGDMQLSFAPLVKETAPAVVNVYAARQVQQQASPFAGDPFFEQFFGKQFGGGGKSRTEQSLGSGVIVDASGIVVTNNHVIKDADEIKVALSDGRQFESKVLLRDETTDLAVLKIDANDKFPVLSLGDSDGVEVGDLVLAIGNPFGVGQTVTNGIVSAQSRTQVGVSDFDFFIQTDAAINPGNSGGGLIDMRGRLIGINTAIYSRSGGSVGIGFAIPSNMVRAVVDAALSGSTSFERPFIGATFQNITPDVAEGLGMDKSFGVLVTAVTKGGPAEQAGLKVGDVVLSVQGVRADNIDVLGYRLSTAGIGNTVTLDIVRNGKDSKLPVKLAKEPEAKPQQKQTIEGDNPFAGAVVEELTPQTASKMRLRDGARGVIVTDVVVNSQAARLGLRQRDIIRGINGNPIRTINDLTAALNDGRGLAWRLEVERNGALIRQFVR from the coding sequence ATGAATTGGCGGCGTTATGGAATTGCGGGTCTGCTTATCGCGTCGATCAGCACAGTCACTTTGCCTGCGATCGCGCAGGAAACAGCCGTTCCAGCTCAGGGCAAACAGATCCCTCTAAGCCGTGGCGATATGCAGCTTTCCTTCGCGCCTCTGGTGAAGGAAACAGCGCCTGCAGTCGTTAACGTCTACGCCGCGCGTCAGGTGCAGCAGCAGGCATCACCATTTGCAGGCGATCCGTTTTTTGAGCAGTTTTTCGGGAAGCAGTTTGGCGGCGGTGGCAAGTCGCGCACTGAGCAGTCGCTCGGTTCGGGCGTCATCGTTGATGCGTCTGGTATTGTTGTCACAAACAATCACGTCATTAAGGACGCCGACGAAATTAAGGTGGCGCTTTCAGATGGCCGCCAGTTCGAAAGCAAGGTGCTGCTGCGCGATGAAACGACCGATCTTGCGGTATTGAAGATCGACGCGAATGACAAATTCCCGGTTCTTTCGCTGGGTGATTCCGATGGTGTTGAAGTTGGCGATCTTGTGCTGGCTATCGGCAATCCGTTTGGGGTAGGCCAGACCGTTACCAACGGTATTGTTTCCGCCCAATCTCGTACGCAGGTTGGCGTTTCAGATTTTGACTTCTTCATTCAGACTGATGCCGCTATCAATCCCGGAAATTCGGGCGGCGGTCTGATCGACATGCGTGGACGCCTGATTGGTATCAATACCGCAATTTATTCCCGCTCAGGTGGATCTGTCGGTATCGGATTCGCTATTCCTTCCAATATGGTACGCGCCGTTGTTGATGCCGCATTGAGCGGGAGCACGAGCTTTGAACGTCCATTTATCGGTGCGACCTTCCAGAACATCACGCCTGACGTTGCTGAAGGTCTCGGCATGGATAAGTCCTTTGGCGTGCTGGTGACAGCCGTCACCAAGGGCGGTCCTGCCGAACAAGCTGGCTTGAAAGTTGGCGATGTGGTGCTTTCGGTACAGGGTGTCAGGGCCGATAATATCGATGTGCTCGGTTATCGTCTTTCGACAGCTGGCATCGGCAATACAGTGACGCTGGATATTGTGCGTAACGGCAAGGACAGCAAACTGCCTGTTAAGCTTGCAAAAGAGCCTGAAGCCAAGCCGCAACAGAAGCAGACCATAGAGGGTGACAATCCCTTTGCAGGTGCCGTGGTTGAAGAACTAACACCACAAACGGCTTCAAAAATGCGTCTGCGTGATGGGGCGCGGGGCGTTATTGTGACGGATGTCGTCGTTAATTCGCAGGCCGCACGACTCGGTTTGCGTCAACGTGATATTATCAGGGGTATCAATGGTAACCCGATCCGCACGATTAATGATCTGACTGCAGCGCTTAATGATGGCCGAGGTTTGGCCTGGAGACTGGAAGTTGAGCGTAATGGCGCGCTGATCCGACAGTTTGTTCGCTGA
- the rplQ gene encoding 50S ribosomal protein L17: MRHGNGQRKLNRTASHRKAMFANMAASLIEHEQIVTTLPKAKEIRPIVEKLVTLGKRGDLHARRQAISAIRDVKLVAKLFDTLAARYATRNGGYIRIMKAGFRTGDNAPLAVVEFVERDVDAKGKADRARVEAEAAAEADAA; the protein is encoded by the coding sequence ATGCGCCACGGTAATGGACAGCGTAAGCTGAACCGCACTGCCTCGCATCGCAAGGCAATGTTCGCCAACATGGCGGCTTCGCTCATCGAGCACGAACAGATTGTGACCACGCTTCCTAAGGCTAAGGAAATCCGTCCAATCGTAGAAAAGCTTGTCACTCTCGGCAAGCGTGGTGACCTGCATGCACGTCGTCAGGCGATTTCCGCCATCCGCGACGTCAAGCTGGTTGCTAAGCTGTTCGATACGCTGGCTGCACGTTATGCAACCCGCAACGGCGGCTACATCCGCATCATGAAGGCAGGCTTCCGCACTGGCGATAATGCGCCACTCGCAGTTGTCGAATTCGTTGAACGCGATGTTGATGCCAAGGGCAAAGCTGACCGCGCACGCGTTGAAGCTGAAGCTGCTGCAGAAGCTGACGCAGCGTAA
- a CDS encoding DNA-directed RNA polymerase subunit alpha yields the protein MIQKNWQELIKPNKVDFITNGSRTHATVVAEPLERGFGLTLGNALRRVLLSSLRGAAVTAIQIDGVLHEFSSIPGVREDTTDIVLNVKEIAIRMEGEGPKRMVVRKEGPGVVTAGDIQTVGDVEILNPDHVICTLDEGAEIRMEFTVNTGKGYVPADRNRAEDAPIGLIPVDSLYSPIRKVSYKIENTREGQVLDYDKLTLNIETNGSVSGEDAVAYAARILQDQLAIFVNFEEPQKEAPQEQVAELAFNPALLKKVDELELSVRSANCLKNDNIVYIGDLIQKTEAEMLRTPNFGRKSLNEIKEVLASMGLHLGMEIPAWPPENIEDLAKRYEDQY from the coding sequence ATGATCCAGAAGAACTGGCAGGAACTGATTAAGCCGAACAAGGTGGATTTTATCACCAACGGCTCACGCACCCATGCAACCGTCGTTGCTGAACCGCTGGAACGCGGTTTCGGTCTGACGCTCGGTAACGCACTGCGTCGCGTGCTTCTGTCGTCGCTGCGCGGCGCTGCTGTAACCGCCATTCAGATCGATGGCGTTCTGCATGAATTCTCTTCCATTCCGGGCGTCCGCGAAGACACCACGGATATCGTTCTGAACGTCAAGGAAATCGCTATCCGTATGGAAGGCGAAGGCCCGAAGCGCATGGTTGTCCGTAAGGAAGGCCCTGGCGTTGTTACGGCTGGTGACATTCAGACTGTTGGCGATGTCGAGATCCTTAATCCGGATCACGTCATCTGCACGCTGGATGAAGGCGCTGAAATCCGCATGGAATTCACCGTCAACACCGGTAAGGGCTATGTGCCTGCCGACCGTAATCGTGCGGAAGATGCTCCAATCGGCCTTATTCCGGTTGATAGCCTTTATTCGCCGATCCGCAAGGTATCGTACAAGATCGAGAACACCCGTGAAGGTCAGGTTCTTGATTACGACAAGCTGACGCTCAACATCGAAACCAATGGTTCCGTGAGCGGTGAAGATGCAGTTGCTTATGCAGCTCGTATTCTTCAGGACCAGCTGGCGATCTTCGTCAACTTCGAAGAGCCACAGAAGGAAGCTCCGCAGGAACAGGTTGCGGAACTGGCTTTCAATCCGGCTCTGCTCAAGAAGGTGGACGAGCTCGAACTGTCGGTACGTTCGGCAAACTGCCTGAAGAACGACAACATCGTCTATATCGGCGATCTGATCCAGAAGACGGAAGCCGAGATGCTGCGGACTCCGAATTTCGGCCGCAAGTCGCTCAACGAGATCAAGGAAGTTCTGGCGTCGATGGGTCTCCATCTCGGTATGGAAATCCCAGCCTGGCCGCCTGAAAACATCGAAGACCTCGCTAAGCGCTACGAAGACCAATATTAA
- the rpsK gene encoding 30S ribosomal protein S11, producing the protein MAKEAQRIRRRERKNISSGVAHVNSTFNNTMITITDAQGNAIAWSSAGAQGFKGSRKSTPFAAQIAAEDCAKKAQEHGMRSLEVEVCGPGSGRESALRALQAAGFVITSIRDVTPIPHNGCRPRKKRRV; encoded by the coding sequence ATGGCTAAGGAAGCCCAGCGTATTCGCCGTCGCGAGCGCAAAAACATCTCGTCGGGCGTTGCCCACGTTAATTCGACGTTCAACAACACCATGATCACCATCACGGATGCGCAGGGCAATGCGATTGCCTGGTCTTCTGCGGGTGCTCAGGGTTTCAAGGGTTCGCGTAAGTCGACCCCGTTTGCCGCACAGATCGCTGCTGAAGATTGCGCCAAGAAGGCTCAGGAACATGGCATGCGCTCCCTCGAAGTCGAGGTTTGCGGACCGGGTTCTGGTCGCGAATCTGCGCTGCGCGCCCTTCAGGCTGCCGGCTTTGTGATCACGTCGATCCGCGATGTTACGCCGATCCCGCACAACGGTTGCCGTCCGCGCAAGAAGCGCCGGGTCTAA
- the rpsM gene encoding 30S ribosomal protein S13, whose amino-acid sequence MARIAGVNIPTNKRVIIALQYIHGIGPKFARQIVTKVGIADDRRVNQLSDAEVLQIREAIDAEYRVEGDLRREVSMNIKRLMDLGCYRGLRHRRSLPVRGQRTHTNARTRKGPAKAIAGKKK is encoded by the coding sequence GTGGCACGTATCGCTGGCGTCAACATCCCAACGAACAAGCGCGTAATCATTGCGCTTCAGTACATCCACGGGATTGGACCTAAATTTGCTCGTCAAATCGTAACGAAGGTCGGCATTGCTGACGATCGTCGCGTAAACCAGCTGTCGGATGCTGAAGTACTTCAGATCCGTGAAGCTATCGATGCTGAATACCGCGTCGAAGGTGACCTGCGTCGTGAAGTTTCCATGAACATCAAGCGTCTGATGGACCTTGGCTGCTACCGCGGTCTGCGTCATCGTCGTTCGCTGCCAGTTCGTGGTCAGCGCACGCATACCAATGCACGTACCCGTAAGGGTCCTGCAAAGGCTATCGCAGGTAAGAAGAAGTAA
- a CDS encoding adenylate kinase: MRLILLGPPGAGKGTQAGLLTKKHGIPQLSTGDMLRAAVAQQSEIGKRAKAVMDAGQLVSDEIVNQIVSERIDAPDCASGFILDGYPRTVPQAQALGEMLVGKGLKLDAVIELKVDENALVKRMESRVAETIAKGGQVRSDDNPEAFRKRLVEYREKTSPLSSYYAGTGELRVINGMAPVEEVTAEIERILVPA; encoded by the coding sequence ATGAGACTGATACTTCTTGGGCCGCCCGGAGCAGGTAAGGGGACGCAGGCTGGACTTCTTACCAAGAAGCATGGAATACCTCAGCTTTCGACTGGCGACATGCTGCGTGCAGCAGTCGCTCAGCAGAGCGAGATCGGGAAGCGCGCCAAGGCAGTGATGGATGCCGGGCAGCTGGTTTCTGATGAAATCGTCAACCAGATCGTTTCAGAGCGCATTGATGCGCCGGACTGCGCAAGCGGTTTCATTCTGGACGGTTATCCGCGTACTGTGCCTCAGGCGCAGGCACTCGGCGAAATGCTGGTTGGCAAAGGTCTCAAGCTTGATGCGGTTATCGAGCTTAAGGTTGACGAGAATGCATTGGTCAAGCGGATGGAAAGCCGCGTGGCTGAAACGATTGCCAAGGGTGGTCAGGTTCGTTCCGACGATAACCCGGAAGCCTTCCGTAAGCGTCTCGTCGAATATCGTGAGAAGACTTCGCCTCTTTCCAGCTATTACGCTGGAACCGGTGAACTTCGCGTCATCAATGGTATGGCTCCGGTTGAAGAAGTTACTGCCGAAATTGAGAGAATTCTCGTTCCGGCTTGA
- the secY gene encoding preprotein translocase subunit SecY, whose protein sequence is MASAAEQLVSNLNFSAFSKAEELKKRIWFTLGALLVYRFGTYIPLPGINPDALAQAFQQHSQGVLGLFNMFAGGAVGRMAIFALGIMPYISASIIVQLMTSVVPTLEALKKEGESGRKIINQYTRYGTVLLAIVQAYAISVGLQSGNGIVTNPGPMFLISSVITLVGGTMFLMWLGEQITARGIGNGISLIIFAGIVANLPHAISGTLELGRTGALSTGLILGVIVLAIALIAIIVFVERAQRRLLIQYPKRQVGNRMFQGDTSHLPLKLNTAGVIPPIFASSLLLLPATVAGFANTAEMPAWGTTILNALGHGQPLYMLFYAGLMAFFCFFYTAIVFNPKDTADQLKKHSGFIPGIRPGERTAEYIDYVLTRITVVGAIYIVLVCLLPEFLISATGVPFYLGGTSLLIVVSVTLDTVAQIQGHLVAHQYEGLIKKSKLRGGKRNK, encoded by the coding sequence ATGGCATCGGCTGCTGAACAGCTAGTTTCCAATCTCAATTTTTCGGCTTTCTCGAAAGCTGAAGAACTCAAGAAGCGCATCTGGTTCACACTGGGCGCTTTGCTGGTGTACCGTTTCGGCACCTATATTCCGCTGCCCGGCATCAATCCTGATGCGCTTGCGCAGGCTTTCCAGCAGCATAGCCAGGGTGTGCTCGGACTTTTCAATATGTTCGCCGGTGGTGCGGTTGGCCGTATGGCTATCTTCGCTCTTGGCATCATGCCGTACATTTCTGCCTCGATCATCGTGCAGCTTATGACGTCGGTTGTTCCGACGCTTGAAGCGCTGAAGAAAGAAGGCGAGTCGGGCCGCAAGATTATCAATCAGTACACCCGCTATGGTACGGTGCTTCTTGCAATCGTACAGGCTTATGCCATTTCAGTAGGTTTGCAGTCGGGTAACGGGATTGTCACCAATCCTGGACCGATGTTCCTGATTTCGTCGGTGATTACGCTTGTTGGCGGTACCATGTTCCTGATGTGGCTCGGTGAGCAGATCACTGCTCGCGGCATCGGTAACGGTATTTCGCTCATTATCTTCGCCGGCATTGTTGCAAACCTTCCACATGCTATTTCCGGTACGCTGGAACTGGGCCGTACTGGCGCTCTGTCGACCGGTCTGATCCTTGGCGTTATCGTTCTGGCTATCGCGCTGATCGCTATCATCGTTTTCGTTGAGCGTGCACAGCGTCGTCTTCTGATCCAGTATCCGAAGCGTCAGGTTGGCAATCGCATGTTCCAGGGCGATACTTCGCATCTGCCTCTCAAGCTCAACACGGCTGGCGTTATCCCTCCGATCTTCGCTTCGTCGCTGCTGCTTCTGCCTGCCACCGTTGCTGGCTTCGCAAATACAGCTGAAATGCCGGCCTGGGGTACAACTATTCTCAACGCTCTCGGTCATGGTCAGCCGCTTTACATGCTGTTCTATGCGGGCTTGATGGCATTCTTCTGCTTCTTCTACACGGCTATCGTGTTCAATCCCAAGGACACAGCTGACCAGCTTAAGAAGCACTCCGGCTTTATTCCGGGCATTCGTCCGGGTGAACGTACAGCTGAGTACATAGACTATGTGTTGACACGCATCACTGTTGTCGGCGCCATCTATATTGTGCTTGTCTGTCTTCTGCCGGAATTCCTGATTTCCGCGACCGGTGTACCATTCTATCTTGGCGGTACTTCGCTGTTGATCGTGGTCAGCGTAACGCTCGATACGGTTGCGCAAATTCAGGGACATCTTGTCGCTCATCAGTATGAAGGGCTGATCAAGAAGTCCAAACTCAGAGGTGGGAAACGTAATAAATGA
- the rplO gene encoding 50S ribosomal protein L15, which yields MKLNDLRDKPGSVKARKRVGRGIGSGTGKTAGRGVKGQKSRSGVAINGFEGGQMPIYRRLPKRGFTNIFAKSFNVVSLGRVQAAIDAGKLDAKAVVNSDSLKAAGVIRRALDGVRVLADGELKAKVAFEVAGASKAAIEKIEKAGGSVKLPEAAAE from the coding sequence ATGAAACTCAACGATCTGCGTGATAAGCCAGGTTCAGTAAAGGCGCGTAAGCGCGTCGGCCGTGGTATCGGCTCCGGCACCGGTAAGACCGCTGGCCGCGGCGTCAAGGGACAGAAGTCCCGTTCTGGCGTAGCGATCAACGGCTTTGAAGGCGGCCAGATGCCAATCTACCGCCGTCTGCCTAAGCGCGGCTTCACCAACATCTTTGCAAAGAGCTTCAACGTTGTTTCGCTCGGCCGTGTTCAGGCTGCGATCGACGCTGGCAAGCTGGATGCAAAGGCAGTTGTGAATAGCGATTCGCTTAAGGCTGCTGGCGTGATTCGTCGCGCTCTGGACGGTGTTCGCGTTCTGGCGGACGGCGAACTGAAGGCAAAGGTAGCCTTCGAGGTTGCTGGTGCTTCCAAAGCTGCGATCGAAAAGATCGAAAAGGCCGGCGGTAGCGTAAAGCTTCCTGAAGCTGCTGCCGAATAA
- the rpmD gene encoding 50S ribosomal protein L30, whose translation MAEKKGKTVTVEQIGSPIRRPAEQRATLIGLGLNKMHRRRTLEDTPSVRGMIAKVQHLVRVVDEA comes from the coding sequence ATGGCTGAGAAGAAGGGTAAGACGGTTACGGTCGAACAGATCGGAAGCCCTATCCGTCGTCCAGCCGAACAGCGTGCAACGCTGATCGGACTCGGACTTAACAAAATGCACCGCCGCCGCACACTGGAGGATACTCCTTCGGTTCGTGGTATGATCGCCAAGGTTCAGCATCTCGTCCGCGTTGTGGACGAGGCCTGA
- the rpsE gene encoding 30S ribosomal protein S5 — translation MAQKERNREDRGREERDSEFVDKLVHINRVAKVVKGGRRFGFAALVVVGDQKGRVGFGHGKAREVPEAIRKATEAAKRDMIFVPLRSGRTLHHDVQGRHGAGKVLLRAAPAGKGIIAGGPMRAVFETLGVQDVVAKSLGSSNPYNMVRATFDALKHQMHPKDIAAQRGIKYSTLQARRHDVVGSEE, via the coding sequence ATGGCACAGAAAGAACGTAACCGCGAAGATCGCGGTCGTGAGGAGCGCGACAGCGAATTCGTTGACAAGCTCGTTCACATTAATCGCGTCGCCAAGGTTGTTAAGGGTGGCCGTCGTTTTGGTTTCGCTGCGCTCGTCGTAGTTGGCGACCAGAAGGGCCGCGTTGGCTTCGGTCATGGTAAGGCACGCGAAGTGCCTGAAGCGATCCGTAAGGCAACTGAAGCTGCTAAGCGCGACATGATTTTCGTTCCGCTTCGTTCGGGCCGTACTCTGCATCACGATGTGCAGGGCCGTCACGGCGCTGGCAAGGTTCTCCTCCGTGCAGCTCCTGCCGGTAAGGGTATCATTGCTGGTGGTCCAATGCGTGCAGTGTTCGAAACGCTTGGCGTTCAGGACGTTGTTGCTAAGTCGCTCGGCTCCTCGAACCCTTACAACATGGTTCGTGCAACCTTTGACGCTCTGAAGCATCAGATGCATCCAAAGGACATCGCTGCACAGCGCGGTATCAAGTACTCGACCCTTCAGGCTCGCCGCCATGATGTGGTCGGTTCGGAAGAATAG
- the rplR gene encoding 50S ribosomal protein L18 — MASPKETLQRRAARVRRQVKAVANGRPRLSVHRSSKNIYVQVIDDVRGVTIAAASTLDGDLKGKLKTGADSAAAAAVGKLVAERAKKAGVSEVVFDRGAFIYHGRVKALAEAAREGGLSF; from the coding sequence ATGGCATCGCCAAAAGAAACTTTGCAGCGTCGCGCTGCTCGTGTACGCCGTCAGGTCAAGGCTGTCGCAAACGGCCGTCCACGTCTCAGCGTACACCGCTCTTCCAAGAACATCTACGTTCAGGTTATCGACGACGTTCGCGGTGTTACCATCGCAGCTGCTTCGACCCTGGATGGCGACCTGAAGGGCAAGCTCAAGACCGGCGCCGACTCCGCAGCAGCAGCTGCAGTTGGCAAGCTGGTTGCAGAGCGTGCTAAGAAAGCAGGCGTCAGTGAAGTAGTGTTCGACCGTGGTGCATTCATTTACCACGGCCGTGTGAAGGCTCTCGCCGAAGCTGCCCGCGAAGGCGGACTTAGCTTCTAA